The following proteins come from a genomic window of Terribacillus aidingensis:
- a CDS encoding RNA polymerase sigma factor, whose amino-acid sequence MDNLQVKQSHVESWYIKYRADVYKYIYSLVKEHNLAEDLMQDTFVKAYTRADMYNGSSSVRTWLYSIAHNTTMDLFRKQKTFHKWKDKYIKNQTWFDGSWDIRISENKKGLYGFLNKLDNSFRKVILLRKIQGYSVKETSELLNWSESKVKVTLYRALRFLQRQLIKDEYYVEVY is encoded by the coding sequence GTGGATAATTTGCAGGTAAAACAGTCGCATGTTGAGAGTTGGTATATTAAATATCGGGCTGATGTTTATAAATATATATATTCACTTGTTAAGGAACACAATCTGGCTGAGGATTTGATGCAGGATACTTTTGTGAAGGCTTATACAAGAGCAGACATGTATAATGGCAGTTCCAGTGTGAGGACGTGGTTATACAGTATTGCTCATAATACAACGATGGATCTGTTCAGGAAGCAAAAAACATTTCATAAATGGAAAGATAAATATATAAAGAATCAAACTTGGTTTGATGGATCGTGGGATATTAGAATAAGTGAAAACAAAAAAGGGCTGTATGGATTCTTGAATAAATTAGATAATTCTTTTAGAAAAGTGATTCTTTTGCGGAAAATTCAAGGGTATTCCGTTAAAGAAACGAGCGAGCTATTAAATTGGTCGGAAAGTAAAGTAAAGGTGACATTGTACAGAGCTTTACGTTTTCTGCAAAGACAACTGATAAAAGATGAATACTATGTCGAGGTATATTAA
- a CDS encoding MMPL family transporter has product MSKFLYSIGKWSALNKKKMISIWVLLLVAIGAIGVILKPTFTESMTIPNTPSEKALDVIGEEFPSGPDRAKIRMIFGDEDTLTSETGQKIVSDTLNEIKQDKNVESIANPFERGTVSEDGSVAYADITFKLGADDVPESSIDHLKDSLKTAQSDGVQTELSGDITLSSLEIGGTSEVIGVIIAFVILAVTFGSLIIAGLPIVTALIGLGVSTSVTLIGTQFFDLASTSLSMAGMIGLAVGIDYALFIFMKYREFLRTGMEKYEAIGRANGTAGSAVVFAGLTVIVALCGLMVVGIPFLSVMGITAAISVLFGVLVSITLVPAIMSIAGKKMYPKINKKKEQTDTSFWGRFVTKNPIKLSVISILVLVIISIPVLHLELGLPDNGMKAEDSPERQAYDLLADGFGEGFNGQLTIVADASNVDGDKAAAFESSVEDLKQLDHVANVSAPMPNENGDFAIITITPEKGPNDLTTKELVKDVRDLTDNNMEMLVTGSTAVNIDISDRLNEAIPVFAILIVSFAFVLLVVVFRSLLVPLVAVLGFVLTLTATLGLCVWILQDGNMINLFQIPEEGPILAFLPILAIGILFGLAMDYQVFLVSRMREEYMQTKDPTLAIQAGLKHSGPVVTSAALIMIAVFGGAIFAPDATIKGMGIAQAFGVLFDAFLVRLVIVPSIMKLMGNAAWYLPKWLDRIIPNVDIEGHQLTKDIESEKSEKKSMIN; this is encoded by the coding sequence ATGTCAAAGTTTTTATATTCAATTGGTAAATGGTCAGCATTGAATAAGAAAAAAATGATCAGTATATGGGTTTTGCTTCTAGTTGCGATAGGAGCAATTGGAGTTATTCTAAAACCTACTTTCACGGAAAGTATGACTATACCAAATACACCTTCTGAGAAGGCATTGGATGTCATTGGTGAGGAGTTTCCTTCCGGTCCTGACAGGGCAAAGATTCGCATGATATTTGGAGATGAAGATACGTTGACTTCTGAAACGGGTCAAAAGATTGTTTCGGATACTCTGAATGAAATTAAGCAGGACAAAAATGTTGAAAGTATTGCAAATCCATTTGAGAGAGGTACAGTTTCTGAGGATGGATCAGTAGCTTATGCGGATATCACATTCAAGCTGGGAGCTGACGATGTACCGGAATCCTCCATCGATCATTTGAAAGATAGCCTAAAGACTGCTCAAAGTGATGGTGTGCAAACAGAGCTTAGTGGCGATATTACACTATCATCATTAGAAATTGGAGGTACCTCCGAAGTTATCGGTGTCATTATTGCTTTTGTGATTCTGGCTGTAACATTTGGTTCATTAATCATTGCGGGGCTACCTATTGTCACTGCGCTTATCGGTCTAGGTGTAAGTACTTCTGTAACATTGATAGGAACACAATTCTTCGATCTTGCGTCTACGAGTCTATCCATGGCCGGTATGATTGGATTGGCAGTTGGAATTGATTACGCATTGTTCATTTTTATGAAATATCGAGAGTTTTTAAGAACTGGTATGGAGAAATATGAGGCCATAGGTAGAGCGAATGGAACTGCCGGAAGTGCGGTTGTATTTGCAGGACTTACTGTAATTGTTGCTCTATGTGGTTTAATGGTAGTGGGTATTCCGTTCTTGTCTGTAATGGGAATCACAGCAGCAATCAGCGTTTTGTTCGGAGTTTTGGTATCCATTACTTTGGTGCCTGCCATTATGTCTATTGCAGGTAAGAAAATGTACCCTAAAATCAACAAGAAAAAAGAACAAACTGACACCAGCTTCTGGGGAAGGTTTGTCACGAAGAATCCAATTAAGCTAAGCGTTATCAGTATTCTAGTCTTAGTAATCATCAGTATACCTGTATTGCATTTGGAACTTGGATTACCCGATAATGGGATGAAAGCGGAAGATTCACCTGAAAGACAGGCATACGACTTATTGGCAGATGGTTTTGGTGAAGGATTCAATGGACAGCTAACGATCGTTGCTGATGCTAGCAACGTAGATGGTGATAAGGCTGCTGCTTTTGAAAGTAGTGTAGAAGATCTTAAACAGTTAGACCATGTAGCTAATGTGTCTGCTCCAATGCCGAATGAAAATGGTGATTTCGCTATCATCACAATCACACCTGAGAAAGGTCCAAATGATCTTACCACCAAGGAATTGGTAAAAGATGTACGCGACCTAACAGATAATAATATGGAAATGCTCGTTACAGGATCGACAGCGGTAAATATTGATATATCCGACAGATTGAATGAAGCAATTCCAGTGTTTGCGATTTTGATTGTTAGTTTTGCTTTTGTTTTGCTTGTCGTAGTATTCCGCTCACTTCTTGTCCCTCTAGTAGCTGTACTGGGCTTTGTGTTAACATTAACAGCTACACTTGGACTTTGTGTATGGATATTGCAAGACGGTAATATGATAAACTTATTCCAAATCCCTGAAGAAGGCCCAATACTAGCCTTCCTTCCTATACTAGCCATTGGTATTCTCTTTGGCTTAGCTATGGATTATCAAGTCTTTCTTGTAAGCAGAATGCGGGAAGAATATATGCAGACTAAAGATCCAACGTTGGCTATCCAAGCAGGATTGAAACATAGCGGTCCTGTAGTTACATCTGCAGCATTAATAATGATTGCAGTATTTGGGGGCGCGATCTTTGCACCGGACGCAACCATAAAAGGAATGGGTATTGCCCAAGCCTTTGGCGTATTATTCGATGCCTTCCTTGTAAGACTAGTTATAGTCCCGAGCATAATGAAGTTAATGGGGAATGCAGCTTGGTATTTGCCAAAATGGCTTGATCGGATTATACCTAATGTAGATATTGAAGGTCATCAGCTTACAAAAGATATTGAGTCAGAAAAAAGTGAAAAAAAATCAATGATTAACTAA